The following are from one region of the Sulfurimicrobium lacus genome:
- the dsrB gene encoding dissimilatory-type sulfite reductase subunit beta, producing the protein MAELRAPDECGVPDPAPFMHPIMNKNYGKWVFHSHPKPGVLYHRAASGDELWTVKCGTARQMDLYTIRLLCDIADKHSDGHLRFTARSNVEFGLTDASKIEPLIADLGKHGFPVGGTANSVSMIAHTQGWLHCDIPGTDASGVVKALMDELHEEFIKCEMPNRVKLSTSCCEINCGGQADIAIIVQHTKPPKINHDLVANVCERPSVVARCPVAAIRPALVNGKPSLEVDEKKCICCGACFPPCPPMQINDPEHSKIAIWVGGKNSNARSKPTFHKLVASGLPNNAPRWPEVGAVVKNILAVYKADAQPWERIADWIDRIGWPRFFEKTGLPFTKFHIDDWRGARNSLNASTHIRF; encoded by the coding sequence ATGGCTGAATTACGTGCACCTGATGAGTGCGGCGTACCTGATCCTGCGCCTTTCATGCACCCGATCATGAACAAGAACTACGGCAAGTGGGTGTTCCATTCCCACCCCAAGCCGGGTGTTCTGTATCACCGTGCAGCGAGTGGCGACGAGTTGTGGACCGTTAAGTGCGGCACCGCACGTCAGATGGACCTCTATACCATCCGCCTGCTGTGCGATATCGCCGACAAGCATTCCGACGGTCACTTGCGCTTTACCGCTCGCAGCAACGTCGAATTCGGTTTGACCGATGCGAGCAAGATCGAGCCGCTGATCGCTGATCTGGGCAAGCATGGTTTCCCCGTGGGCGGCACAGCGAACTCCGTTTCCATGATCGCGCACACCCAGGGATGGCTGCATTGCGACATCCCCGGCACGGATGCTTCCGGTGTGGTGAAAGCGCTGATGGACGAATTGCACGAAGAATTCATCAAGTGCGAAATGCCTAACCGCGTCAAGCTGTCCACCTCCTGCTGCGAAATTAACTGCGGCGGTCAGGCTGACATCGCGATCATCGTGCAGCACACCAAGCCGCCGAAGATCAACCACGACCTGGTGGCCAACGTATGCGAGCGTCCTTCCGTTGTGGCTCGTTGCCCGGTTGCTGCGATTCGTCCTGCGCTGGTAAATGGCAAGCCTTCCCTGGAAGTGGACGAGAAGAAGTGCATTTGCTGCGGCGCATGCTTCCCGCCTTGCCCGCCGATGCAGATCAACGATCCCGAGCACTCCAAGATTGCGATCTGGGTGGGTGGCAAGAACTCCAATGCCCGCTCCAAACCGACTTTCCACAAGCTGGTCGCTTCCGGCCTGCCGAACAATGCGCCGCGCTGGCCAGAAGTCGGTGCCGTGGTAAAGAACATCCTGGCTGTGTACAAGGCCGATGCTCAACCTTGGGAGCGTATCGCTGACTGGATCGACCGTATTGGCTGGCCGCGTTTCTTCGAAAAGACCGGTTTGCCGTTCACCAAGTTCCATATCGATGACTGGCGCGGTGCACGTAACAGTCTGAATGCCTCGACTCACATCAGGTTCTAA